The genomic window AACGTAAGCTGCGCGAGGGAAAGCCTTCGTTCGGCACCTGGCTGTCGCTGGGAGATTTGTACGCCACGCGCATCTTGGCGCGCATGGGTTTCGATTGGCTAACGCTCGATATCGAGCACTCGGCGATCGACTGGTCGCAAGCGGCGATGATCTTTGCCGCTATAGCCGACGCCGGTTGTGTACCGCTCGCACGCGTGCCGAAGGGAAATCACGACTACATCAAGCGCGTGCTGGACGGCGGCGCCTGGGGCATCGTAGTGCCGATGGTCGATACGGTCGAGCAGGCGCAAATCGCGATCCGGGCCGCCAAGTATCCACCTTTCGGCAATCGCAGCCTTGGCGGTGGCATGCACAGCCTGAATTTCGACGCCACCTCGGCCGAGTATTTCGCCAAGGCGAACGACGAAATCCTGGTCGTGCTGCAAACCGAAAGCCCGACGGGCGTGGCCAACGCCGAAAAGATCTACGCGCTACCGGGCGTCGACGCGATTTTCGTGGGTCCGGTCGACCTGCGGGCGCAAATGCGTGCGCCGGACGGCAAGGAAGCGACCGATCAGGAATTCGAAGCCATGCTGCAGCGCGTTGTCGATATCGGTAAGAAGACCGGCACGCCGACCGGCATGCACACGATGGAGACGGACGCGGCTCTCGCCCGCGCCAAGCAGGGCATGCAGTTCATCGCCGTCGGAAGCGAACTGCGGATGATGTCGCAGCGTGCGCAGGAAATCGTGCGTGTCGTGAATCCCGAGGCCGGCGAAAAGGTTCAGGCCCGCTACTAACTAACTCCGCAGATTTTCTAATAGGCAGCGACGCGGGGCCACGAACGCATGAGCGTCTACCTGCTCGCCACACTCGACACCAAGGGGCACGAGGCGGCCTTCCTGCGCGACCGTTTGCGCGCATGCGGCGCGGCGGTGACGCTCGTCGATACGGGCGCGCTAGGCACACCTGCGATCACGCCCGATATCACGCGCGAAGAATTGTTTCTGGCCGGCGGGACGAATTTGACCGAGATCGTGGCCCGTGCGGATCGTGGCGCTGCCGTGGCCGCGGCAGCAGCCGGCGCCGCGCATCTAGTTCAGGCTCACCACACGGCCGGACGCGTTTCCGGAGTTTTGACGCTTGGTGGATCGGCCGGCACGACGATCGGCTCGGCCGCCATGCGTGCCCTGCCGCTCGGCGTACCGAAGATGATCGTCAGCACGCTGGCCTCGGGCCAGGTGCGTCATTACGTGGGCGATAAGGATATCCTGATGCTCAACGCCGTGGTCGATA from Pirellulales bacterium includes these protein-coding regions:
- a CDS encoding aldolase/citrate lyase family protein, producing MKTNIVKRKLREGKPSFGTWLSLGDLYATRILARMGFDWLTLDIEHSAIDWSQAAMIFAAIADAGCVPLARVPKGNHDYIKRVLDGGAWGIVVPMVDTVEQAQIAIRAAKYPPFGNRSLGGGMHSLNFDATSAEYFAKANDEILVVLQTESPTGVANAEKIYALPGVDAIFVGPVDLRAQMRAPDGKEATDQEFEAMLQRVVDIGKKTGTPTGMHTMETDAALARAKQGMQFIAVGSELRMMSQRAQEIVRVVNPEAGEKVQARY